CACCACTGCTATCTCTACTGTGGATTGAAGCATTCTGGTGTTCATCAACAAGAGCAGTGGAACTCTCACCCTTGTTAATGTTATAGCTTTGTTCAGGGCCTTGATCATATAGTATTCCACTGAATACATGCCCACCGATGTTCACAGATGTTTGATACGCTATTTCGTTAACCGCATCATCCACAGACCGAACCTGAACGCACCGAAACATAGCCATCGAACTCGTAGCACAAGGAAATTTCATCTCTAAACCTGAAACTAAAACATAGATATCCATTAGAACTGTTTCAactccaaaagaaaaagagaaagatgacaATAACCTGAATATGGATTGATCTGGTTGTGGTTTTGAGGAAGATTATGTGGGTGAAAGTTGTCCTTGGTGCGCCTCCTATCGACAGGAGTCCATGTACTCTTGATATGGGTTTGGCACTGAAAGCCTTTGTTCTTGCAACAAGTTCTGCATCTTGAATATGAACATTCCTTCTTGGCTTGATTCCCACAGTCTTGGCACTTAGAACCCCTTGAGActacttcttcttctccttctgttcttctttgcatcttctcttttctctaaaATGCATACCATGCCTCTGATTAAAAGAAACCAATATTtaaccttcttcttctctttgttcaaaaattattgttaccaaagtattatttatatataatgcTGTGCACTTTGCTCGAGTTTTAAAACAGCGGTACGGCATGGCATGAGAATCGATTCTAGGTTGAAGTAAAATCCACGTCACAGAAGCACTAGGCAAACATAgcagaaagaaaaagttatgtGTTAGAATAAGGGAAAGGCAAACTGAAGGGTCGGAGACAAAATGGGTTTAGAGAGTGAATCACTTGAATGTGAGTTTACATGTCTTTGGTTTCCATGTTCTCTAACTTGCAATTATTGCTTCTGTATCAGACAGATATATAAAGTTAGcgtgtcaaaagtggtttttgtTATCTCTTTGTCTTCAAATATTAGGAACATGTCTTTTGAAATATATACATttggtaataaaataaaaaggagtgAAAAATTACTTTAGGCTCttttagttttccttttatacTTGGCGCCTTTCCTCCATGCATGTTGGTGGTGCTAAGCTCATCATCTATGCATGGATTCGTCTATatccttcttcctttcttcttgattttcagatgattgatattaaaaaaataaattttcattgtatgcatttcattttgtaaaattCCATGTCTAACTGTTATGTGATTTGGGCCGCTGGGCTACTAGGTTTCTGGACCATCTTAGACGCTCTTTGGGCCTTGATGTCAACCCTAAAGAGAGTCggcataaaattttataaaaattaatagaatgtatatttataacacataatttataattattagaacGAAGATATTCCCtttttcccctaaaaaataatagCTTATTATGATGATGTAATTTTTTGGGAGAAActttaataattgataaaaaaatgattgTATTAATAACATGATATCTGTATATACATGATACATGTTATTAAATGTTAGTATGTAGAATAGATGATTTTAAGTATTATggtagaatatatatatatatatatatatatatatatatatatatatatatatatatatatatatatagtatgtgTGGTAATGGTTCACTTTCCTTATAAATTAAGGATAACGTAGCTTTAGATGTGATGTTTTGGTTGGAAGAATTGTAGCATGTGGGGGTATCTTAAACCAGTGTGAACGAAGAAATTAAAGTAAGGCTAATTTTATGCCTTTGTAAATTTCAATGTGACTTTATTTTCGTGAATATTTACTTTTTGGGAATGacaaaagaagaataaagacAGCAGTGAAGTTTACTAATTCACATTATCTGTCTTGGAGCGGgattatagtaattaattataattaattataaataattagcaGTTTCCTTTTGTTAGAAACAGTTTAACTGCTATTCTGATCTTATGAGGCATGTAAATGTTCCTTTTTCTGCGCAATATAGGATCCAATGATGAAACATCTTTTTGACTAGAAGTTGCATTTCATAATCGTGTCACAAATTATCCCCTTGTTTTACAATGTAGAGGAgaacaagaaattaaaaaaggaaaaattgtgataaaatataacgaaaaaaaaaaggaatgatTATAAATACTGcaagatatatattattttctttctgctTCCAAAAAAATAGAATAGCAATCGACTAGATATGTAAACATAAATTGAATGCATTAAAAAGGTATATTTAGTTATAATCTAACCATGAATTTAAGTCTTcgtcataaatatttttactttaaataatgtaatgttatgaaaaagttaaacgcataaaaaatttcaaatataaaatcagaattaaatatagtatcataatattttgtataatttaacttataaattatcGATGTCgaattttctaaaatacaaCTTATGTAAATgcttaaataatgtatttaacctcaatatattttatctattttagtgattttttttatatttaaaaaatgaattattggTAAGAgaaatattgataaatatttatagtttaattttatacttttatttacacttgtaaaactaaatttatttaaaaaaaaaactacactataaaatttaacttatttaaatttgttgttataaatattttattataatatcatttcaattatattttaaaattacgtgtctatttaagtttatatcttaaataatatttttaaatagttttattttaaaaaataaaattgtcctTAAATATCctgtaaattaaaaagttaaaataaaaaaacacccGACCAATAGAAAAACATACCTTTTAAACAAGACAGATAATAAATAGGTACTTTAGGTGTTAAAATGTTGTGATTAATAGAATATTATAAGGAATGCATGCAGCATATATTGACTTTTGTTGGTCTTCAAACGTAATTAGCATAGAATTTGATGCCTctgataatattaattaataaacaatgGTTGTACCATCTTCCATAATGTTTCCATTTCATTACAATACGACACTATCTATCAACTTTTGCAACTTTATGGAAACTCccattttttatgtttcttattCATTATCATCACACTAATTCTCTTACCATTTTCACGTTTCATAGTcggatgatgatatttttacaattttttttaacgattttttttataacagaatacgtatcattgttttattagtatgtttaaatttatgtctaaaaaatatttgaaatagattAATCACAAACTaccaatatatattataaaaaggttataaaaagtagttgttaatatttttttcctttttagtctTTATGTCACAAATATATACcaatactaattaaaaatggatttgtttttgaaaatattatttaaacttgatttttcaagaatatttatattgataagatataaatataagtataaattatatttatttcttaaaataagaataaagatGAAGAAGTATATGTAAATATCTCTTCGATCTCTATTTTCACAATCAttctgttttaaattaataaaatttatttaatttgtcaaGTTATACAcatattgaattattatttttataattatttattatttaattattatttgatatttttaaaattataatttatttgtatatattcgacattgaaaaaagaattgtatcatttgatattaataattactaGGATATTTTATTTGCTGtgatttatatcttttataaaaaaatatttaattaatatttaaaataataaagaagcatatacatacatatacatgtGTAAATATACcctatacaaatttaaaatggaaCAAAAATCTCATAGTTAGTGACAAGTGTGAAAACGAAAACGAAGatcaaattttactttataaataaatatgacatAATCAGTGTTATTTGTTCTCCGCGTACCTTTGTGTATAATAAGAGGGCCCAACAATATCATAGGAGGAAGGGCGTTAATGCCTCCACCTCCCAAACCCATCCTCCACCCCccgtttttttttaacttttcgttaattacaaaactaacttttttttatttttcttttttacttttttaaccctcCTAATAAAGTAACCctatttttactttactttcttCAGTTTTACTTTCTTCCCTTTTCACTCTCAAACTCGAAGACAGTCCCACCTCCCCTTCCTTTGCATTCTCATCTCACGTTCCACCTTTTTtgaaagttttcaacttttgtAGTCAACTATTCCTCTGTGACGGTGCGACGCGGTTGCTTCGTTTTGTTTCTGTCGTCTATGAGGTTAGTTTTCGTTGCGCATCTGTGTTGATTTCTTGCTTTGTAAATGTATGTGATTTAGTGTTTAAGTTTGTATTGA
This DNA window, taken from Vigna radiata var. radiata cultivar VC1973A chromosome 5, Vradiata_ver6, whole genome shotgun sequence, encodes the following:
- the LOC106760496 gene encoding protein SHI RELATED SEQUENCE 3-like isoform X2, which translates into the protein MQRRTEGEEEVVSRGSKCQDCGNQAKKECSYSRCRTCCKNKGFQCQTHIKSTWTPVDRRRTKDNFHPHNLPQNHNQINPYSGLEMKFPCATSSMAMFRCVQVRSVDDAVNEIAYQTSVNIGGHVFSGILYDQGPEQSYNINKGESSTALVDEHQNASIHSRDSSGVTIASAGHADPLFPPPPYPFPLASFRPGMPYFTYPRS
- the LOC106760496 gene encoding protein SHI RELATED SEQUENCE 3-like isoform X1 codes for the protein MQRRTEGEEEVVSRGSKCQDCGNQAKKECSYSRCRTCCKNKGFQCQTHIKSTWTPVDRRRTKDNFHPHNLPQNHNQINPYSVSGLEMKFPCATSSMAMFRCVQVRSVDDAVNEIAYQTSVNIGGHVFSGILYDQGPEQSYNINKGESSTALVDEHQNASIHSRDSSGVTIASAGHADPLFPPPPYPFPLASFRPGMPYFTYPRS